One genomic region from Harpia harpyja isolate bHarHar1 chromosome 1, bHarHar1 primary haplotype, whole genome shotgun sequence encodes:
- the GHRHR gene encoding growth hormone-releasing hormone receptor yields the protein MNCSALYHSALYALSLAVLVAGNVHPECDFMTELKKKEAECLEDAEERGNATPADCKRTWDKLLCWPEADAGETIALPCPNILFHFMKEPAGIVKRNCTKKGWSDPFPPYHIACPVEDEIPLEEQSYFSTIKIIYTVGYSISITSLIIAVTVLIAFRRLHCPRNYIHVQLFFTFILKAIAIFIKDAVLFQEEDIDHCSFSTTECKISVVFCHYFMMTNFMWLLVEALYLNCLLLSSLSHGRRYFWWLVLFGWGFPTFFTLIWILAKFYFEDTACWDINQGSPYWWLIKGPIIISVGVNFVLFINIIRILLKKLDPRQINFNNSSQYRRLSRSTLLLIPLFGTHYIVFNFLPEYTSLGVRLYLELCFGSFQGFIVAVLYCFLNQEVQTEIGRRWHGKRYGLMRVWRRTRWTVPSSSGVKMTTSVC from the exons ATGAACTGTAGTGCTTTATACCACTCTGCTTTGTACGCCCTGAGTCTGGCAGTGCTT GTTGCTGGGAATGTCCACCCAGAATGTGATTTTATgacagagctgaagaaaaaggaggCTGAATGTCTGGAGGATGCAGAAGAGCGTGGAAATGCAACACCAGCAG ATTGCAAGAGAACTTGGGACAAATTACTGTGCTGGCCAGAGGCAGATGCTGGAGAAACTATTGCCTTACCATGCCCAAACATCCTTTTTCACTTCATGAAGGAGCCAG CTGGAATAGTAAAAAGGAACTGCACAAAGAAAGGCTGGTCTGACCCATTCCCTCCCTACCATATTGCTTGTCCGGTAGAAGATGAGATTCCGCTTGAAGAA CAATCCTACTTCTCTACTATAAAGATCATCTACACTGTAGGATACAGTATATCGATCACCTCACTCATCATCGCTGTGACAGTTCTTATTGCATTCAG gAGGCTTCACTGTCCCAGAAATTATATCCATGTACAactcttttttacttttatcttaAAAGCTATTGCCATTTTCATTAAGGATGCTGTCCTTTTCCAAGAGGAAGACATTGATCATTGCAGCTTCTCTACA ACCGAATGCAAGATCTCAGTTGTTTTCTGTCACTACTTCATGATGACCAATTTCATGTGGCTGCTAGTAGAGGCTCTCTACCTAAACTGTCTACTACTCTCATCCCTTTCTCACGGGAGAAGATATTTTTGGTGGCTTGTCCTCTTTGGCTGGG GTTTCCCAACATTTTTCACCCTTATATGGATATTAGCAAAATTCTACTTTGAAGACACAGC ATGCTGGGATATTAATCAAGGCTCTCCTTACTGGTGGCTAATCAAAGGACCTATTATAATTTCTGTTGGG GTCAATTTTGTCCTATTTATCAACATCATcagaattttgctgaaaaaacTAGACCCTAGACAAATCAACTTCAATAACTCTTCTCAGTACAG ACGTCTCTCAAGATCAACTTTGCTTCTAATTCCGTTATTTGGAACCCATTATATTGTCTTCAACTTTCTTCCGGAATATACCAGCCTGGGGGTCCGGCTTTACTTAGAGCTTTGCTTTGGATCTTTTCAG GGGTTTATTGTAGCAGTTCTCTACTGTTTCCTGAACCAAGAG GTGCAAACGGAAATTGGCCGGAGGTGGCACGGTAAGAGATATGGACTTATGCGAGTGTGGAGGAGGACGAGATGGACTGTGCCGTCTAGTTCTGGAGTAAAAATGACCACATCTGTGTGCTAA